A region of the Burkholderia pyrrocinia genome:
CCGTGCGCCGCGCGGGAAGGGCTGCCGCACTACGTGCTGTGCGTCGCCGGAGACATCGGCGGTGACGAAGCCGACGCGATGCGCGCCGCCGTCGAAGCCGAGCTGGCGCAGGCGTTCCATTACGCGCATGCGCGCCGCATCGGCCAGCTCGGCACGCTGCGCGTGCGCTGGCTGGCCCGCTCGCCGGCGCGGCTCGGCGACCTGTTGCAGCAGGCGGCCGAACGGGCCGGCATTCGCGCGGGCGACGTGAAGCCGTGCGCGCTCGTGACGCGGCTGCCGATGGCCGATGCGCTGCTCGCGATGACGGATGAATGACCCAATGAACGACATGATCGAACCACGCGGATGCGGGCAGGATTGCCCGTCGCGCGACGCGGCGCACGCGCTTGAACCTGCGCTGCCCGCCAACGGCCTGCACGAGCAATGGTTCGTCGCGTGCACCGAACGCGAACTCCCGCGCGACAAGCCGCTCGGTGTCCGGATTCTCGACACCGGCATCGTGCTGTTCCGGCAGCGCGACGGTCGGATTGCCGCGCTGATCGATCAATGCGTGCATCGCGGTACGCGCCTGTCGGCCGGCAAGGTCGACGGCGACGCGCTCGTCTGCCCGTATCACGGCTGGCGCTACGACGGGGAAGGGCAGGTCGTCCATGTGCCGAGCATCGACGGCACGCGGCCGACGGGCACGCCCGGCCGCTATCCGTTCCGGCAGCGCACGCTGCCCGTGCAATTGCTCGACGGGCTCGTTTGGGTGTACCTCGGCGCAGGCGATTCGTCGGCGCGCGCGATATTCCGGATGCCGTTCCGCGACGTCGTGCCGTGGCAATCGTACTTCATGGTCAACACGTTCGACGGCGACATCGCGATGCTCGCGCAGAACTTCATGGACGTGCCGCATACGGTGTTCGTGCATGACGGGATCTTCCGCAGCAGCCGCGGCCAGGCGATGGAAGCGACGGTCGCGGCGACGCCGGACAGCGTCGCCGTCACCTACCACGACGGCGACGACAAGATCGGTTTCTGCGTCGACTGGCTCACGAACCCCGATCGGGTGTCGCTCGCGCACGTCGACCGCTTCATCGCGCCGAACGTGACGCGCTGCGACTACCTGTGGGGCGAGCGTTCCGGGTTCCTGATCGTCAGCCAGATCACGCCGATCGATGCGCGCCGCTCGCGCGTCTACACGTACATCGCGTATCGCTTCAGGCTGCCGCGCTGGGTGCTGCGCGCGCTGCGGCCGCTGCTGAACCTGTACACGCACCTCGTGATCCAGCAGGACGTGCGGATCATGCGCGCGCACCGGCAGGGCCTCGACAACGCGCCGGGATTCCGCCCGCACAACGTGCGCGCCGACATCGTGCATGTCGCGATCGACCGGCTGCTCGACGCGGTGAAGCGCGGCGAGCCGCTGCCGGCCGAGCAGTGCGGCGAGAAGGTAATGCGGTTCGAGCTGTAGGCGCGGCAGGCGATGTCGCGCCGGGAAGGGCGTCTAGCGCTCGGTGCCGGCCACATCGGACCTGGGCGGCGCGAACGCGTTGCCGTCCGTCAGATAGCGGTGCACGGCCGGCAGATGCTCGAGCGCGAGCGCCGGATATGCGTGATGCACCTGGTGATAGCCGATGTTGCGCGGGTACAGCACGAGCTTGCCGATCCAGCCGAACGTCATCGTGCGCGTCATCCGCCAGATCGATTCCGGTGAACGTTCGCCGATCTCGACGTGGTCATGTTCGAGCAGCACGCGGTTCGCGTTCATGATGCCGCCGACGATCCATGGCAGTCCGTAGTAAGTGAAGAACGGCAGATCCCAGTGCAGGACGGCGGCGATCGCGAGCAGATAGCCCGCGCAGTGCGGCAGGTCGGCCCGCGCGCAGGCGATGACTTCGGGGTGACGACGCAGATCCTGGCGCGAGCGGTCCTGCATGAAGCCGCGCGCATACCACGGCCGGAACGCCGGCCACGCGAGCGCGAGCGGCGCCATCAGCGCGCGCAGCGGCCACCAGGCCGGCAGCAGCGCGCCGCGCAGCATCATCGCGCGTCGCACCCAGCCGCCGCGCGCGGCCAGCCGGTGCAGGTACGGATCTTCGGCGGTGCCGACCGCGCGATGATGGCGCAGGTGGTGATAGCGCATCGCGGCGATCGATGAGCCGATGGTCCAGCCGGCGAGCGCGTCGACGAGCGCGAGCGGCAGTGTCATGCGCCGCGCGGGAATATGGCACGCGTCGTGCAGGATCACGCCGAAGGCCTGCAGCCGGCCCGCGATCAGCAGCCCGGCCGCGACGTAGACGAACGGATTCGGCACGAAGCGGATTGCAGCCCAGCACAGCAGGATGCCGAGCCAGTCGACGCACGCATAGCGGACGAGCCGCCACGGCCGCGCGCCGGCCGCGAACGGCAGCGTACGGTTCAGTTCGGCAGGTGTTGGCAGCGCGGATGGGGTGGGCATTCGGTGGTGTCGGGCGCGTCGTTGAAGGCGCGCATGCAGGCGTATCGGTCGGGAATATACACCGGTTTCGCGCAACGAGCGGCCGTGCGGGCAGCCGACGCGATCCATTCCGCGCGCAGGGCTTGTCGAGCTGGCGGGAATCGGCAGCGCCCGGTAAGCCGTCATTCTGCGGGCGGTTCCGGGCGATGCTGCCAGTCTGTTACCCGAGCAGCCGCAGCGCATCCGCGAGCGACAGCACCGTCGTGCGCGATTCGAAGGCGGTCGAGAACAGATGCTCGTGGACCACCGGGTCCGGGTCGTAGCAGCATTCCTTGACCGTATACAGGCGGAAGTCCGCGTCGCTCGCATGGGCGATCGACGACAGCATCACGCCGGTCGACGCGATGCCGACCATGATCAGAGAATCGACGCCTTGCGCGACCAGCCGTGCCTGCAGATCGGTGCCGAAGAACACGCTCGCGCGGTGCGCGACGATCAGCGGTTCGTCGGGCTGCCGCGCCAGCTCCGGCGACGGGCCGTCGTCGACGAACAGGCCAAGCTGCTTGATGCCTTGCCCGTTCTTGTTGCGCGGGCTGACTTCCGGATAGCCGGGGCTGAACCGGAGGTTCGCGAACCAGACGCCGACGCCGCCGGCTCGCGCCGCGTCGCACAGCCGGCGTGTATTGGCGAGCAACGCGGGCGCGACCGACGGAAAGAGTCCGAGGATGTCGGTCTGGTAATGCATGACGAGCAGCGCAGTTTGCGACGGCACGATGGCCGTTGCGTGATCCGATGTGTTTTGCTGATTCATTATTGACGGCCCTCGATCGTTGTTGGTTTTACCGCTGCTTTTCTCCGTATCGGCGCATTCCCGCCGGCTGTCGTTGCAGACGACGAATGCGTGCATCAGCATAGCAGCGGTCGCGCGAGTCCCAGGTACCTGGTCGGCCCGTCGTGCGTGACCGGGCTCGCCGAACCATCGCGTTACAGCTCGGGCGGCACCTGGAGCGTCTTGCTCCGCCACCTGCACAAGCCGGCTTTGCGCGCGTCAGAAAATCGACCGCCCCGTATACGTCGTCAACCACTCCAGCGCCAGCGTCCCCGCCAGCGAGTTCCCGTTCGCATCGAGCCCCGGCGCCCACACGCACACGGCCATCTCGCCGGGCAGCACCGCGACGATCCCGCCGCCGACGCCGCTCTTCGCGGGCAGCCCGACGCGATACACGAAATCGCCGGCCGCATCGTAGGTGCCGCAGGTCAGCATCAGCGCCGACAGGCGCTTCGCGGAACTCGAATCGACGATGCGCTCGCCGGTCACCGGCGCGACGCCGCCGTTCGCG
Encoded here:
- a CDS encoding aromatic ring-hydroxylating oxygenase subunit alpha — encoded protein: MNDMIEPRGCGQDCPSRDAAHALEPALPANGLHEQWFVACTERELPRDKPLGVRILDTGIVLFRQRDGRIAALIDQCVHRGTRLSAGKVDGDALVCPYHGWRYDGEGQVVHVPSIDGTRPTGTPGRYPFRQRTLPVQLLDGLVWVYLGAGDSSARAIFRMPFRDVVPWQSYFMVNTFDGDIAMLAQNFMDVPHTVFVHDGIFRSSRGQAMEATVAATPDSVAVTYHDGDDKIGFCVDWLTNPDRVSLAHVDRFIAPNVTRCDYLWGERSGFLIVSQITPIDARRSRVYTYIAYRFRLPRWVLRALRPLLNLYTHLVIQQDVRIMRAHRQGLDNAPGFRPHNVRADIVHVAIDRLLDAVKRGEPLPAEQCGEKVMRFEL
- a CDS encoding fatty acid desaturase family protein, whose product is MPTPSALPTPAELNRTLPFAAGARPWRLVRYACVDWLGILLCWAAIRFVPNPFVYVAAGLLIAGRLQAFGVILHDACHIPARRMTLPLALVDALAGWTIGSSIAAMRYHHLRHHRAVGTAEDPYLHRLAARGGWVRRAMMLRGALLPAWWPLRALMAPLALAWPAFRPWYARGFMQDRSRQDLRRHPEVIACARADLPHCAGYLLAIAAVLHWDLPFFTYYGLPWIVGGIMNANRVLLEHDHVEIGERSPESIWRMTRTMTFGWIGKLVLYPRNIGYHQVHHAYPALALEHLPAVHRYLTDGNAFAPPRSDVAGTER
- a CDS encoding cysteine hydrolase family protein, whose product is MNQQNTSDHATAIVPSQTALLVMHYQTDILGLFPSVAPALLANTRRLCDAARAGGVGVWFANLRFSPGYPEVSPRNKNGQGIKQLGLFVDDGPSPELARQPDEPLIVAHRASVFFGTDLQARLVAQGVDSLIMVGIASTGVMLSSIAHASDADFRLYTVKECCYDPDPVVHEHLFSTAFESRTTVLSLADALRLLG